A single genomic interval of Halobacillus halophilus DSM 2266 harbors:
- a CDS encoding cytochrome d ubiquinol oxidase subunit II → MEASTLAITILWSLLFIYSILGSLDFGAGFWGMIYGKNDQTSASQIANRFLSPTWEVTNVFLVIFVVSVVTFFPFATTLLGSILLVPVGIGLLLLTIRTTFMVFEHHTQKYRELMRLTSGFSGLIIPALLVSILPITLGGFVDYENDLPVLHYAELLTHPTLYMHIAFGLSTELFISAVFLMDYSKEADDWSAYQTFRKHAIWLGPVSIAIAMLTIGTFPSEANWIVENIEDNWLWFGLSVFFFIIGYTLLFIKKRDGVRGWSRFAVTAIILQYGIAIYAYGSAHLPYLVYPHLTVTDGFTNPSTFYPMLIVYGVGFGILIPAFYLFWRLFLKDRRYLKQP, encoded by the coding sequence ATGGAAGCCTCGACGCTCGCCATTACGATATTATGGAGCTTACTCTTTATCTACTCCATCCTTGGATCCCTGGATTTTGGAGCAGGATTCTGGGGAATGATTTACGGAAAAAATGATCAGACCAGTGCTTCGCAAATAGCGAACCGCTTTTTATCCCCTACCTGGGAAGTTACAAATGTCTTTTTAGTCATCTTCGTTGTTTCCGTTGTTACGTTCTTCCCATTTGCAACAACTTTACTTGGCAGTATCCTGCTTGTCCCCGTCGGAATTGGGCTGCTGCTTTTGACGATTCGAACAACGTTTATGGTGTTTGAACACCACACTCAAAAGTACAGGGAGCTTATGCGTCTGACCTCAGGATTTTCCGGGTTAATTATTCCCGCACTTCTTGTAAGTATCTTACCGATCACACTCGGTGGATTTGTGGATTATGAAAATGATCTGCCAGTCCTTCATTACGCTGAGCTGCTTACTCATCCAACCTTGTATATGCATATTGCATTTGGTCTTTCCACCGAGCTATTTATCTCAGCCGTTTTCCTTATGGATTATTCCAAGGAAGCAGATGATTGGTCAGCTTATCAGACATTTCGCAAGCATGCGATTTGGCTCGGTCCTGTGTCGATCGCTATTGCTATGTTAACAATTGGGACATTCCCGTCCGAAGCAAATTGGATCGTAGAGAACATCGAGGATAACTGGCTGTGGTTTGGATTATCTGTGTTCTTTTTTATCATTGGGTACACTTTGTTATTTATTAAAAAACGGGACGGAGTGCGCGGCTGGTCAAGGTTTGCTGTTACAGCTATCATTCTCCAATATGGAATTGCCATCTATGCTTATGGTTCAGCACACCTCCCTTATCTCGTCTACCCGCATCTCACCGTTACAGATGGATTCACAAATCCATCAACCTTCTATCCGATGCTGATTGTGTACGGGGTTGGATTTGGAATTTTGATTCCTGCCTTTTATCTGTTCTGGCGCCTGTTCCTTAAAGATAGACGCTACCTTAAACAACCTTAA
- a CDS encoding NAD(P)/FAD-dependent oxidoreductase yields MNEMFDVTIIGGGTTGLYTSFYSGMRGLKTKVIEYHHDLGGKVAFFYPEKKLYDVGGFLGVRGEDLVTEVENQALSVQPVIVTGEQIRTINKQEDGSFILTTASGEQHFSKTVIVASGMGTFEMEPLQVEGSSQYDDRCIHYTIQNVNQYAGKKAAVISQSRVGIDWALALEKVAEEVHLINRGEEFKAVYEQDIETLEKSSVHVHRNQKVEDLAGDGQVLTGVTLQDGTELEVEHILVYEGLNIEKSLYDSWGLETEKGRIPVGTDMCTSIDGVFAAGDAAIYPSKTMLIASGFSEAMTAVNSAAMYLDPKAKAQVYSTVIYKHAKD; encoded by the coding sequence ATGAACGAAATGTTTGATGTAACGATTATTGGCGGAGGAACAACAGGTTTATATACATCATTTTACAGTGGCATGCGCGGTTTAAAAACAAAAGTCATTGAATATCACCATGATCTGGGCGGGAAAGTAGCTTTCTTCTACCCTGAAAAGAAGCTTTATGATGTAGGAGGGTTTCTCGGGGTCCGGGGAGAAGATCTCGTGACCGAGGTGGAAAACCAGGCGTTAAGTGTCCAGCCTGTTATCGTTACAGGCGAACAGATTCGGACGATTAATAAACAGGAGGATGGATCCTTTATCCTGACAACAGCAAGTGGTGAGCAGCATTTTTCGAAAACCGTTATTGTTGCCTCAGGTATGGGGACATTCGAAATGGAACCTCTTCAGGTAGAGGGCAGTAGTCAGTATGATGACAGGTGCATTCACTATACTATTCAAAACGTAAATCAGTACGCCGGAAAAAAAGCAGCTGTTATCTCTCAAAGCCGAGTTGGAATCGACTGGGCGCTTGCGCTTGAAAAAGTTGCAGAGGAAGTACATTTAATTAACCGTGGCGAAGAATTTAAGGCCGTGTATGAACAGGATATAGAAACTCTTGAAAAGTCATCCGTTCACGTTCATAGGAATCAAAAGGTAGAAGATTTAGCAGGTGACGGGCAAGTGCTCACAGGAGTTACTTTACAGGACGGAACCGAATTGGAGGTCGAGCACATTTTAGTCTATGAAGGACTGAATATAGAGAAAAGCCTGTATGACAGCTGGGGCCTTGAAACAGAAAAAGGAAGGATTCCTGTTGGTACGGATATGTGCACATCTATCGATGGGGTTTTTGCAGCAGGCGACGCGGCTATTTATCCAAGTAAGACGATGTTGATCGCTTCTGGATTTTCAGAAGCAATGACAGCCGTAAATAGTGCAGCCATGTACCTGGATCCTAAAGCAAAAGCGCAGGTGTATAGTACGGTTATTTATAAACATGCGAAAGATTAA
- a CDS encoding class I SAM-dependent methyltransferase, producing the protein MAAVFFDSFYLSGWIKIQYYRFYHLESTLITNQKEGGGMSEEMKKRVQSTFSKNKEAYVSSATHNNQQDLNLITEWLNPEPNWKGLDLATGGGHVAREMSRWMDHVVASDLTKDMLQNTARHLSDIKNLSYIVADVSSLPFLDESFDVVCCRIAPHHFSDPEKFIKEAYRVLKPRGLFLMIDNTAPEDDHLDLFYNTFEEMRDPSHHRAWKVSEWKTMIQPAGFQLKREMKRKKTLPFRDWLERTLHDKNSQQLVEEYFLKAGPQASSYFSFVLKEGSMESFSIDEWMVLCQKHDTH; encoded by the coding sequence ATGGCAGCCGTGTTCTTTGATTCATTTTACTTATCAGGTTGGATTAAAATACAGTATTATCGCTTTTACCATCTGGAGAGTACACTAATAACAAACCAGAAAGAAGGTGGCGGGATGTCTGAAGAAATGAAAAAAAGGGTGCAATCTACCTTTTCTAAAAACAAAGAAGCTTATGTAAGCAGCGCTACCCATAATAACCAGCAGGACTTAAACTTAATTACGGAATGGCTGAACCCTGAACCAAATTGGAAAGGTCTTGATCTGGCGACTGGCGGCGGGCATGTAGCCAGGGAAATGAGCCGGTGGATGGATCATGTTGTCGCAAGCGACCTTACCAAAGATATGCTGCAAAACACAGCCCGGCACTTGAGCGATATAAAAAACCTTTCCTATATTGTTGCGGATGTATCCAGCCTCCCGTTTCTTGATGAAAGCTTTGATGTAGTCTGCTGCCGAATTGCTCCTCATCACTTTTCAGACCCAGAGAAATTTATAAAAGAAGCTTATCGGGTACTGAAACCCCGGGGATTATTTTTGATGATCGATAATACTGCCCCTGAGGATGATCACCTCGACCTTTTCTACAACACGTTCGAGGAAATGCGTGACCCCAGTCACCACCGTGCCTGGAAAGTCTCAGAATGGAAAACAATGATTCAGCCTGCAGGATTTCAGCTAAAAAGAGAGATGAAGCGCAAAAAAACACTGCCTTTCCGGGATTGGCTTGAGCGAACCCTTCATGATAAAAACAGTCAGCAGCTTGTGGAAGAATATTTCCTTAAAGCGGGGCCTCAAGCCTCTTCCTATTTTTCCTTTGTCCTTAAAGAAGGTAGCATGGAATCTTTTTCAATTGATGAATGGATGGTTCTCTGTCAAAAGCATGACACTCACTAA
- the ileS gene encoding isoleucine--tRNA ligase — MRSVNTKEAAVDRENRVKDYWNAENVFNRSMDEREGAETFVFYEGPPTANGLPHAGHVLGRVIKDFVARYKTMGGYQVLRKGGWDTHGLPVELEVEKQLGISGKQQIEEYGVEKFIEECKKSVFNYEKQWREFTESIGYWLDMDDPYVTLQNRYIESVWYILSDLHKRDLLSKGHRVTPYCPSCQTTLSSHEVAQGYEDVKDLSATAKFKVKGSENEFFLGWTTTPWTLPANVTLAVHPALTYVKAKQNGEVYIVAEALAEKNMGEDYEVLSTHKGSEFTGVEYDAPFPFVQPERGHFVVEADFVNAESGTGVVHIAPAYGEDDYALVNEHNLSFFNVVDSQGRYTEDIPPFAGRFVKDCDVDIVKYLANEGLLFHKEKYEHSYPHCWRCDSPLLYYAIESWFIKTTELKDQFLKNNQQVEWYPDHIKDGRFGNFLENMVDWNIGRNRFWGTPLPIWICDSCNHQYAPHSQADLQEKAIGDIGDVELHKPYVDRVQLKCDQCEGTMNRVPEVIDVWFDSGSMPFAQQHYPFENKEQFEKQFPADVICEGIDQTRGWFYSLLAVSTLFTGKAPYKRVLSTGHILDEEGRKMSKSKGNALDPMDLVNKFGADAFRWALLADSAPWNNKRFSERVVVEAKSKVIDTLVNTHGFYTLYANIDGYEFDAKEAGEKTLLDRWVLARLNSVTATVTEALDHYDFTKGAKELEKYVDELSNWYIRRSRDRFWQEGMTESKKAAYHTLHEVLVNLSKLLAPFIPFVADDIHHNLTGESVHLAYFPKVDDNQADNQLEQDMDAVLQVVELARGVRNTEAIKTKQPLSELVVIPVNPEQGKALERYNSIIRDEINVKEVVVKQSSDDLVRYEVKLNFRAAGPVLGKNVGAVKGYLEKLSDEEAAKVVNDGKVVVPTGDGEIEVPMDLLNVERVADSGLSMGSNQDFHVILDTTITEELRLEGLAREVIRVIQDDRKQQDLPIDLRVNIALDGDEDVKKAIQQNEALIRENVLVKNLTVGETDNMKDFTVGESQVRVALQK; from the coding sequence ATGCGCAGTGTTAATACGAAAGAAGCAGCAGTAGACCGCGAGAATCGCGTCAAGGACTATTGGAACGCTGAAAATGTATTCAATCGTTCAATGGATGAACGAGAGGGTGCGGAAACGTTTGTATTCTATGAAGGGCCTCCAACAGCTAATGGACTTCCGCATGCCGGTCACGTACTGGGCCGTGTTATTAAGGACTTCGTAGCTCGCTATAAAACCATGGGAGGTTATCAGGTACTTCGGAAAGGCGGCTGGGATACTCATGGTCTCCCTGTTGAACTTGAAGTAGAGAAGCAGCTTGGTATTTCCGGAAAACAGCAAATCGAAGAGTACGGTGTAGAGAAATTTATTGAAGAATGTAAAAAAAGTGTCTTTAACTACGAGAAGCAGTGGAGAGAGTTTACGGAGTCCATCGGCTACTGGCTGGATATGGATGATCCGTACGTAACGCTTCAGAACCGATATATTGAAAGTGTCTGGTATATCCTGAGTGACCTTCATAAACGTGACTTATTAAGCAAAGGGCACCGTGTTACCCCTTACTGCCCAAGCTGCCAGACCACACTTAGTTCGCACGAAGTTGCTCAAGGGTATGAAGATGTTAAAGATCTGTCAGCAACAGCTAAGTTTAAAGTGAAAGGATCCGAAAATGAGTTCTTCCTGGGATGGACGACAACTCCTTGGACCCTTCCGGCTAACGTAACGCTTGCTGTACATCCTGCCCTTACTTATGTGAAAGCGAAGCAGAATGGCGAAGTTTATATCGTTGCTGAAGCACTGGCTGAGAAAAATATGGGAGAAGACTACGAAGTTCTATCTACTCATAAAGGCAGTGAGTTTACCGGAGTAGAATATGACGCGCCATTCCCATTTGTTCAACCAGAGCGTGGCCACTTTGTGGTAGAAGCAGATTTCGTTAACGCAGAAAGCGGTACAGGTGTCGTACACATTGCTCCTGCTTATGGTGAAGATGACTACGCTTTAGTAAACGAACACAATCTATCTTTCTTTAACGTGGTGGACAGTCAGGGACGTTATACGGAAGATATTCCTCCGTTTGCAGGACGATTCGTAAAAGACTGTGACGTTGACATTGTGAAGTACCTGGCAAACGAAGGTCTTCTTTTCCATAAAGAAAAGTATGAGCACAGTTACCCTCACTGCTGGCGCTGTGACTCTCCGTTGCTTTACTACGCAATCGAAAGCTGGTTTATCAAAACGACAGAACTGAAAGATCAATTCCTGAAAAATAACCAGCAAGTGGAGTGGTATCCAGACCATATTAAAGATGGCCGTTTTGGTAATTTCCTTGAAAATATGGTCGATTGGAATATTGGACGTAACCGTTTCTGGGGTACACCGTTACCTATCTGGATCTGCGACTCCTGCAATCACCAGTATGCACCGCACAGTCAGGCGGATCTGCAGGAAAAAGCGATCGGTGATATCGGAGATGTAGAGCTTCATAAGCCATATGTCGATCGTGTTCAGTTGAAATGCGATCAGTGTGAAGGAACGATGAACCGTGTCCCTGAAGTTATCGACGTTTGGTTTGACAGTGGCTCCATGCCGTTTGCTCAGCAGCACTATCCATTTGAAAATAAAGAGCAGTTTGAGAAGCAATTCCCGGCAGATGTCATCTGTGAAGGAATTGACCAGACCCGCGGATGGTTCTACAGCCTGCTTGCTGTTTCGACCTTGTTTACAGGGAAAGCCCCTTACAAACGTGTGCTTTCTACCGGCCACATCCTGGATGAAGAAGGTCGTAAGATGTCGAAGAGTAAAGGGAATGCCCTTGACCCAATGGATCTCGTGAATAAATTTGGAGCGGATGCTTTCCGTTGGGCTCTCCTTGCTGATAGTGCTCCATGGAACAACAAGCGCTTTTCAGAACGCGTTGTTGTGGAAGCTAAATCCAAAGTGATTGATACGCTTGTAAATACGCACGGATTCTATACGCTGTATGCAAATATTGATGGTTACGAGTTCGACGCGAAGGAAGCGGGAGAGAAAACACTTCTGGACCGCTGGGTACTCGCCCGATTGAATAGTGTTACAGCTACGGTTACCGAGGCTCTCGATCATTATGACTTTACAAAAGGTGCTAAAGAGCTGGAGAAATATGTCGATGAGTTGAGTAACTGGTATATTCGTCGTTCCCGTGATCGTTTCTGGCAGGAAGGGATGACTGAATCCAAGAAAGCGGCTTACCATACCTTGCACGAAGTGCTGGTTAACTTAAGTAAGCTGCTCGCACCGTTTATTCCATTTGTGGCTGATGATATCCATCACAACCTAACAGGCGAAAGTGTTCATCTGGCTTATTTCCCTAAAGTGGATGACAATCAGGCAGACAATCAGCTTGAACAGGATATGGATGCCGTCCTTCAAGTAGTTGAACTGGCTCGCGGCGTACGTAATACCGAAGCGATTAAGACGAAGCAGCCGCTTTCTGAACTAGTTGTCATTCCTGTTAACCCTGAACAAGGAAAAGCACTGGAGCGATACAATTCCATCATCCGTGATGAAATTAACGTCAAAGAAGTGGTCGTTAAGCAGTCTTCTGATGATCTTGTCCGTTATGAAGTGAAACTGAATTTCCGTGCGGCAGGTCCTGTCCTCGGTAAGAATGTAGGAGCGGTGAAAGGCTACCTTGAAAAGCTTTCGGATGAAGAAGCAGCTAAGGTTGTAAACGATGGGAAAGTCGTGGTACCAACAGGAGACGGAGAAATTGAAGTACCGATGGATCTACTAAACGTAGAACGCGTAGCTGATTCCGGCTTGTCTATGGGATCCAACCAGGACTTCCACGTGATCCTTGATACAACGATCACTGAAGAACTTCGCCTTGAAGGTCTGGCGCGCGAAGTGATCCGTGTCATTCAGGATGATCGGAAACAGCAGGATCTTCCAATTGATCTTCGCGTCAATATTGCTCTTGATGGCGATGAAGATGTGAAGAAAGCCATCCAGCAAAATGAAGCATTGATTCGTGAAAATGTACTCGTGAAGAACCTTACAGTAGGAGAAACGGATAACATGAAAGACTTTACGGTTGGCGAAAGCCAAGTAAGAGTCGCGCTTCAAAAATAA
- a CDS encoding cytochrome ubiquinol oxidase subunit I, translating into MDIVVMARVLFGSSLGFHIIYATIGVGLPVMIIIAEVLHYIKKDSDYALMARRWTKGFAIILAVSIASGTIVGVLISLLFPNFMEIVGQVIALPFQMEIFAFLIEAVFMSIYLYAADRLPPVLRFISIISVALGATASAILITDVHAWMNTPAGFNITPDGSVTDVDTWAAFFNPSFGVTAIHVTLSAYMTVAFIIASIAAIRLMRRGLSSKERNYHKKALTIALYFGAIMSLGTAINGHETAQMLHEYNPRKLAAAEGLFETTRYAPLSIGGYTSLEDQRVKYAVEIPYALSFLAGDRLDTEVLGLNEFPEELWPPLYVHVLFNVMVGIGSLLIVVAFFAIFWKHVLKREFPGWLLAILAVSGPLAMIAIETGWCFSCIGRQPWTITDVLRTGEAATKSSSVRFLLGLFLTLYITLLFITGFVLRSYFKRNPVSKDLDAAH; encoded by the coding sequence ATGGATATCGTGGTTATGGCCCGCGTATTGTTTGGGTCTTCCTTAGGGTTTCATATTATCTATGCCACAATCGGTGTGGGACTCCCTGTGATGATTATCATCGCCGAAGTTCTGCATTACATTAAAAAAGATTCCGATTATGCACTGATGGCAAGAAGGTGGACGAAAGGTTTCGCTATTATACTTGCGGTTTCAATTGCTTCCGGTACGATTGTCGGTGTTCTTATATCATTGCTTTTTCCTAATTTCATGGAAATTGTCGGACAAGTCATTGCCCTGCCTTTTCAGATGGAAATATTCGCATTCTTAATCGAAGCTGTTTTCATGTCGATCTACTTATATGCAGCTGATCGGCTGCCGCCTGTTTTAAGATTTATCAGCATAATATCGGTTGCTCTTGGTGCCACCGCTTCGGCAATTCTAATTACAGATGTCCACGCGTGGATGAATACACCCGCCGGTTTTAATATAACCCCTGACGGAAGTGTGACGGATGTCGATACATGGGCTGCTTTCTTTAACCCGAGCTTTGGGGTGACAGCCATCCATGTAACTTTATCTGCTTATATGACAGTTGCTTTTATCATTGCTTCCATTGCTGCTATCCGTTTAATGAGAAGAGGCCTCTCAAGCAAAGAACGCAATTATCATAAAAAAGCTCTGACTATTGCCTTGTACTTCGGGGCCATCATGTCCCTGGGTACTGCGATAAATGGACACGAAACGGCTCAAATGCTTCATGAATATAACCCGCGTAAACTCGCTGCCGCTGAAGGTTTATTCGAAACCACCCGCTATGCGCCTTTATCCATTGGAGGCTATACATCACTGGAAGACCAGCGGGTCAAATATGCCGTAGAGATTCCATACGCTCTCAGTTTTCTGGCTGGAGACCGCTTAGATACAGAAGTTCTCGGCCTGAACGAATTTCCTGAGGAACTTTGGCCCCCTCTGTATGTACATGTCCTATTTAATGTCATGGTCGGTATCGGATCGCTTTTAATTGTCGTCGCTTTTTTCGCTATATTTTGGAAGCATGTGCTAAAAAGAGAATTTCCAGGATGGCTTCTGGCCATTCTTGCAGTCAGCGGACCGCTTGCGATGATTGCGATTGAAACCGGCTGGTGCTTCAGCTGTATTGGAAGACAGCCCTGGACCATAACAGATGTGCTTCGAACAGGCGAAGCCGCAACTAAATCTAGCAGTGTCAGATTTTTACTTGGATTATTTTTAACGCTGTATATCACTCTATTATTTATTACCGGTTTTGTATTGCGATCCTATTTTAAGCGGAACCCTGTAAGCAAAGACCTGGATGCAGCGCATTAA
- the glsA gene encoding glutaminase A, with protein MQKLTEEYLEDAIEDSKPYASSGKVNMDLPNFDETMKDLLGVTIITNEGESLSAGDHHHYIPMQSTSKIIGLMLALQDFGKDRVFQTVGMEPMGDFFNSISQLESYDTSKPFNPMINAGAIATAALIKGKSVENRFNRYFDFLKKITNNNELQMSEEVYQAERANSARNRSLAYFMQSTGTLVTSVDDALELYFRMNSVMMCSEDFARVGAFLARGGMTSESEERLIPPHHLRTVKAIMMTSGMYNSSGHYAVEAGFPCKSGVSGSIIGAIPGRMGVGVIGPAISPKGNSTAGGALIKKLSQDLELNMFGVENT; from the coding sequence ATGCAGAAACTCACTGAAGAATATCTTGAAGATGCTATCGAAGACAGCAAACCCTATGCTTCCTCAGGTAAAGTAAACATGGACCTTCCCAATTTTGATGAAACGATGAAGGACCTTCTAGGTGTGACCATCATAACGAATGAAGGAGAGTCTTTATCAGCAGGTGATCACCATCATTATATTCCCATGCAGAGCACCTCGAAAATCATCGGTCTAATGCTCGCCCTGCAGGATTTTGGCAAAGATCGTGTTTTCCAGACAGTGGGGATGGAACCGATGGGGGATTTTTTTAATTCCATTAGTCAGCTTGAATCTTACGATACCAGCAAACCCTTTAACCCGATGATTAATGCAGGTGCCATCGCTACTGCTGCATTAATCAAAGGGAAAAGTGTAGAAAACCGGTTTAATCGCTATTTTGACTTCCTTAAAAAAATTACAAATAATAACGAATTGCAAATGAGTGAGGAAGTGTACCAGGCGGAACGTGCCAATAGTGCCCGTAACCGTTCTCTGGCTTATTTCATGCAAAGTACAGGAACGCTCGTTACCAGTGTGGATGATGCACTCGAGCTATACTTTCGGATGAATTCGGTCATGATGTGTTCGGAGGATTTTGCGCGCGTAGGCGCATTCCTGGCAAGAGGTGGAATGACTTCCGAAAGTGAAGAACGATTAATTCCTCCTCATCACCTTCGCACTGTCAAAGCTATTATGATGACCTCAGGTATGTATAACTCTTCAGGTCACTATGCTGTAGAAGCTGGTTTTCCTTGTAAAAGCGGAGTATCTGGCAGTATTATCGGTGCTATTCCAGGCCGAATGGGGGTTGGTGTCATTGGACCAGCCATCAGTCCAAAAGGCAACAGTACCGCAGGCGGAGCCCTCATAAAAAAACTGTCTCAGGATCTGGAATTAAATATGTTCGGAGTTGAAAATACGTAA
- a CDS encoding DUF4385 domain-containing protein, with protein sequence MPFDYSIDFKNTDFRKNPDKYRVGRGEQGVLMVEPYKGEILPHWRFKTPEIARESSEKIYQMFLEYKKNDDFVGMDMARKFLQMGYTRSRRYANYKGGKKYDKNGEINERDIDKEKAKSAEVFEEKWIQARENEEYLKKKKEHQKSYG encoded by the coding sequence TTGCCATTCGATTATTCCATAGACTTTAAAAATACAGATTTCCGTAAGAACCCGGACAAATATAGAGTAGGGCGAGGAGAACAGGGCGTCCTGATGGTCGAACCCTACAAAGGGGAGATCCTCCCCCACTGGCGCTTTAAAACTCCTGAAATAGCCAGGGAATCATCAGAGAAAATCTATCAAATGTTCTTAGAATACAAGAAAAATGATGACTTCGTCGGCATGGATATGGCACGGAAATTTCTGCAGATGGGATATACACGCTCCCGCCGCTATGCAAATTATAAAGGGGGTAAAAAGTACGATAAAAATGGTGAGATTAATGAACGGGATATTGATAAAGAAAAAGCAAAATCAGCCGAGGTATTCGAAGAAAAGTGGATCCAGGCAAGGGAAAATGAAGAATACTTGAAGAAGAAAAAAGAACACCAAAAATCATACGGGTAA
- a CDS encoding FecCD family ABC transporter permease: MNKKQSRFGWVVSILGVSIFLLFLFSLNMGVVNIAPMEIIRTLLGSGSSTQEMVLFDIRLPRMVLALLIGAGLGVSGAILQGVSRNDLADPGILGINTGAGFAIIVYIFFFQGSMSKLSGLGIYAMPLFALAGAFLAAFLIYLLAWKKGINPVRLILVGIGVNSGFSAALIIFQVKMNPQDFTQAMVWLAGDIWGGNWDFVAALAPWIILLTVYAMYKASVLNILNLGDQISTGLGAAVERERRVLLALAVALAGLCVAAGGGIAFLGLVAPHLARRLMGPKHETLIPVTALIGALILLAADTVGKNLIAPAEIPVGIVVTIVSTPYFIYLLMKTH, encoded by the coding sequence ATGAATAAAAAGCAGAGCCGCTTTGGCTGGGTTGTCTCTATACTAGGAGTTAGTATATTTTTGTTATTTCTATTCAGCTTAAACATGGGTGTCGTCAACATAGCTCCAATGGAAATCATTCGTACGCTTCTTGGGAGTGGAAGCAGCACGCAGGAAATGGTGTTATTTGATATCCGTCTGCCGAGAATGGTGCTTGCTCTTCTAATCGGTGCAGGCCTCGGGGTCTCAGGCGCCATTCTTCAAGGGGTATCACGGAATGACCTTGCGGACCCGGGGATTCTTGGAATTAACACAGGAGCCGGTTTTGCTATTATTGTCTACATTTTCTTTTTTCAAGGTTCGATGTCCAAATTAAGTGGCCTTGGTATTTACGCCATGCCCCTTTTTGCACTGGCAGGGGCTTTTCTGGCTGCTTTTCTGATTTACCTATTAGCCTGGAAAAAAGGGATTAATCCTGTTCGGTTAATTCTTGTTGGTATCGGGGTGAATTCAGGATTCAGCGCAGCTTTAATTATTTTTCAAGTGAAGATGAACCCTCAGGATTTCACTCAGGCTATGGTGTGGCTTGCTGGGGATATATGGGGAGGTAACTGGGACTTTGTTGCCGCTTTGGCTCCGTGGATCATTTTGTTGACTGTATATGCCATGTACAAAGCGTCAGTTCTGAATATCTTGAATCTTGGCGATCAGATTTCCACAGGTCTGGGGGCGGCCGTGGAAAGGGAACGCAGGGTTTTATTGGCGCTTGCTGTTGCGCTTGCCGGATTATGCGTAGCTGCTGGTGGCGGCATTGCTTTTCTTGGACTGGTAGCCCCTCACCTGGCTCGAAGATTAATGGGACCAAAACACGAGACGTTAATTCCTGTTACGGCTTTAATAGGTGCGCTGATTTTGCTAGCAGCGGATACAGTAGGAAAGAACTTGATCGCTCCTGCCGAAATACCGGTTGGTATCGTAGTAACCATTGTGAGCACCCCTTACTTTATATATTTACTAATGAAAACCCATTAG